In Neovison vison isolate M4711 chromosome 11, ASM_NN_V1, whole genome shotgun sequence, one genomic interval encodes:
- the BMPR1B gene encoding bone morphogenetic protein receptor type-1B isoform X1 produces MGWLEELNWQLHIFLLILLSMHTRANLLDNMLLRSSGKLNVGTKKEDGESTAPTPRPKILRCKCHHHCPEDSVNNICSTDGYCFTMIEEDDSGMPVVTSGCLGLEGSDFQCRDTPIPHQRRSIECCTERNECNKDLHPTLPPLKTRDFVDGPIHQKALLISVTVCSLLLVLIILFCYFRYKRQETRPRYSIGLEQDETYIPPGESLRDLIEQSQSSGSGSGLPLLVQRTIAKQIQMVKQIGKGRYGEVWMGKWRGEKVAVKVFFTTEEASWFRETEIYQTVLMRHENILGFIAADIKGTGSWTQLYLITDYHENGSLYDYLKSTTLDTKSMLKLAYSSVSGLCHLHTEIFSTQGKPAIAHRDLKSKNILVKKNGTCCIADLGLAVKFISDTNEVDIPPNTRVGTKRYMPPEVLDESLNRNHFQSYIMADMYSFGLILWEVARRCVSGGIVEEYQLPYHDLVPSDPSYEDMREIVCIKKLRPSFPNRWSSDECLRQMGKLMMECWAHNPASRLTALRVKKTLAKMSESQDIKL; encoded by the exons CAAATTTACTTGATAACATGCTTTTGCGAAGCTCAGGAAAATTAAATGTGGGCACCAAGAAAGAGGATGGTGAGAGTACAGCTCCCACCCCTCGTCCAAAGATCTTGCGTTGCAAATGCCACCACCATTGTCCAGAAGACTCAGTCAACAATATTTGCAG CACAGATGGATATTGTTTCACAATGATAGAAGAAGATGATTCTGGGATGCCTGTGGTCACTTCTGGATGTCTAGGACTAGAAGGCTCAGATTTTCAGTGTCGG GATACCCCCATTCCTCATCAGAGGAGGTCAATTGAGTGCTGCACAGAACGGAATGAATGCAATAAAGACCTTCACCCCACTCTGCCTCCCCTGAAAACCAGAG attttgtTGACGGACCTATACACCAGAAGGCCTTACTTATATCTGTAACCGTCTGTAGTTTGCTATTGgtccttattattttattctgttacttCAG GTATAAAAGACAAGAAACCAGACCTCGGTACAGCATTGGGTTAGAGCAGGATGAAACGTACATTCCTCCTGGAGAATCCCTGAGAGACTTAATTGAGCAGTCTCAAAGCTCAGGAAGTGGATCAGGCCTCCCTCTGCTG GTCCAAAGGACTATAGCTAAGCAGATTCAGATGGTGAAACAGATTGGAAAAGGTCGCTATGGGGAAGTTTGGATGGGAAAGTGGCGTGGCGAAAAGGTAGCTGTGAAAGTGTTCTTCACCACAGAGGAAGCCAGCTGGTTCCGAGAGACAGAAATATATCAGACAGTGTTGATGAGGCATGAAAACATTCTGG ggTTCATTGCTGCAGATATCAAAGGGACAGGGTCCTGGACCCAGTTGTACCTAATCACAGACTATCATGAAAATGGTTCCCTCTATGATTACCTGAAGTCCACCACCCTCGATACAAAATCGATGCTGAAGTTAGCCTATTCTTCCGTCAGTGGCCTATGTCACTTACACACAGAAATCTTTAGCACCCAAGGCAAACCGGCAATCGCCCACCGAGACCTGAAAAGTAAGAACATCCTGGTGAAGAAAAATGGAACTTGTTGTATAGCTGACCTGGGCCTGGCTGTTAAATTTATTAG TGATACGAATGAAGTTGACATTCCACCCAACACCCGAGTTGGCACCAAACGCTACATGCCTCCCGAAGTGTTGGATGAGAGCTTAAATAGAAATCACTTTCAGTCTTACATTATGGCCGACATGTACAGTTTTGGACTCATCCTTTGGGAGGTTGCTAGGAGATGTGTATCAGGAG GTATAGTGGAAGAATACCAGCTTCCGTATCATGATCTCGTGCCCAGCGACCCTTCTTACGAGGACATGCGAGAGATTGTTTGCATCAAAAAGCTCCGTCCCTCGTTCCCCAACCGGTGGAGCAGTGATGAG TGTCTAAGGCAGATGGGAAAACTCATGATGGAATGCTGGGCTCACAATCCTGCCTCAAGACTGACAGCCCTACGTGTTAAGAAGACACTAGCCAAAATGTCAGAGTCCCAGGACATTAAACTCTGA
- the BMPR1B gene encoding bone morphogenetic protein receptor type-1B isoform X2: MVQVQSTETNLLDNMLLRSSGKLNVGTKKEDGESTAPTPRPKILRCKCHHHCPEDSVNNICSTDGYCFTMIEEDDSGMPVVTSGCLGLEGSDFQCRDTPIPHQRRSIECCTERNECNKDLHPTLPPLKTRDFVDGPIHQKALLISVTVCSLLLVLIILFCYFRYKRQETRPRYSIGLEQDETYIPPGESLRDLIEQSQSSGSGSGLPLLVQRTIAKQIQMVKQIGKGRYGEVWMGKWRGEKVAVKVFFTTEEASWFRETEIYQTVLMRHENILGFIAADIKGTGSWTQLYLITDYHENGSLYDYLKSTTLDTKSMLKLAYSSVSGLCHLHTEIFSTQGKPAIAHRDLKSKNILVKKNGTCCIADLGLAVKFISDTNEVDIPPNTRVGTKRYMPPEVLDESLNRNHFQSYIMADMYSFGLILWEVARRCVSGGIVEEYQLPYHDLVPSDPSYEDMREIVCIKKLRPSFPNRWSSDECLRQMGKLMMECWAHNPASRLTALRVKKTLAKMSESQDIKL, encoded by the exons CAAATTTACTTGATAACATGCTTTTGCGAAGCTCAGGAAAATTAAATGTGGGCACCAAGAAAGAGGATGGTGAGAGTACAGCTCCCACCCCTCGTCCAAAGATCTTGCGTTGCAAATGCCACCACCATTGTCCAGAAGACTCAGTCAACAATATTTGCAG CACAGATGGATATTGTTTCACAATGATAGAAGAAGATGATTCTGGGATGCCTGTGGTCACTTCTGGATGTCTAGGACTAGAAGGCTCAGATTTTCAGTGTCGG GATACCCCCATTCCTCATCAGAGGAGGTCAATTGAGTGCTGCACAGAACGGAATGAATGCAATAAAGACCTTCACCCCACTCTGCCTCCCCTGAAAACCAGAG attttgtTGACGGACCTATACACCAGAAGGCCTTACTTATATCTGTAACCGTCTGTAGTTTGCTATTGgtccttattattttattctgttacttCAG GTATAAAAGACAAGAAACCAGACCTCGGTACAGCATTGGGTTAGAGCAGGATGAAACGTACATTCCTCCTGGAGAATCCCTGAGAGACTTAATTGAGCAGTCTCAAAGCTCAGGAAGTGGATCAGGCCTCCCTCTGCTG GTCCAAAGGACTATAGCTAAGCAGATTCAGATGGTGAAACAGATTGGAAAAGGTCGCTATGGGGAAGTTTGGATGGGAAAGTGGCGTGGCGAAAAGGTAGCTGTGAAAGTGTTCTTCACCACAGAGGAAGCCAGCTGGTTCCGAGAGACAGAAATATATCAGACAGTGTTGATGAGGCATGAAAACATTCTGG ggTTCATTGCTGCAGATATCAAAGGGACAGGGTCCTGGACCCAGTTGTACCTAATCACAGACTATCATGAAAATGGTTCCCTCTATGATTACCTGAAGTCCACCACCCTCGATACAAAATCGATGCTGAAGTTAGCCTATTCTTCCGTCAGTGGCCTATGTCACTTACACACAGAAATCTTTAGCACCCAAGGCAAACCGGCAATCGCCCACCGAGACCTGAAAAGTAAGAACATCCTGGTGAAGAAAAATGGAACTTGTTGTATAGCTGACCTGGGCCTGGCTGTTAAATTTATTAG TGATACGAATGAAGTTGACATTCCACCCAACACCCGAGTTGGCACCAAACGCTACATGCCTCCCGAAGTGTTGGATGAGAGCTTAAATAGAAATCACTTTCAGTCTTACATTATGGCCGACATGTACAGTTTTGGACTCATCCTTTGGGAGGTTGCTAGGAGATGTGTATCAGGAG GTATAGTGGAAGAATACCAGCTTCCGTATCATGATCTCGTGCCCAGCGACCCTTCTTACGAGGACATGCGAGAGATTGTTTGCATCAAAAAGCTCCGTCCCTCGTTCCCCAACCGGTGGAGCAGTGATGAG TGTCTAAGGCAGATGGGAAAACTCATGATGGAATGCTGGGCTCACAATCCTGCCTCAAGACTGACAGCCCTACGTGTTAAGAAGACACTAGCCAAAATGTCAGAGTCCCAGGACATTAAACTCTGA
- the BMPR1B gene encoding bone morphogenetic protein receptor type-1B isoform X3, with protein sequence MLLRSSGKLNVGTKKEDGESTAPTPRPKILRCKCHHHCPEDSVNNICSTDGYCFTMIEEDDSGMPVVTSGCLGLEGSDFQCRDTPIPHQRRSIECCTERNECNKDLHPTLPPLKTRDFVDGPIHQKALLISVTVCSLLLVLIILFCYFRYKRQETRPRYSIGLEQDETYIPPGESLRDLIEQSQSSGSGSGLPLLVQRTIAKQIQMVKQIGKGRYGEVWMGKWRGEKVAVKVFFTTEEASWFRETEIYQTVLMRHENILGFIAADIKGTGSWTQLYLITDYHENGSLYDYLKSTTLDTKSMLKLAYSSVSGLCHLHTEIFSTQGKPAIAHRDLKSKNILVKKNGTCCIADLGLAVKFISDTNEVDIPPNTRVGTKRYMPPEVLDESLNRNHFQSYIMADMYSFGLILWEVARRCVSGGIVEEYQLPYHDLVPSDPSYEDMREIVCIKKLRPSFPNRWSSDECLRQMGKLMMECWAHNPASRLTALRVKKTLAKMSESQDIKL encoded by the exons ATGCTTTTGCGAAGCTCAGGAAAATTAAATGTGGGCACCAAGAAAGAGGATGGTGAGAGTACAGCTCCCACCCCTCGTCCAAAGATCTTGCGTTGCAAATGCCACCACCATTGTCCAGAAGACTCAGTCAACAATATTTGCAG CACAGATGGATATTGTTTCACAATGATAGAAGAAGATGATTCTGGGATGCCTGTGGTCACTTCTGGATGTCTAGGACTAGAAGGCTCAGATTTTCAGTGTCGG GATACCCCCATTCCTCATCAGAGGAGGTCAATTGAGTGCTGCACAGAACGGAATGAATGCAATAAAGACCTTCACCCCACTCTGCCTCCCCTGAAAACCAGAG attttgtTGACGGACCTATACACCAGAAGGCCTTACTTATATCTGTAACCGTCTGTAGTTTGCTATTGgtccttattattttattctgttacttCAG GTATAAAAGACAAGAAACCAGACCTCGGTACAGCATTGGGTTAGAGCAGGATGAAACGTACATTCCTCCTGGAGAATCCCTGAGAGACTTAATTGAGCAGTCTCAAAGCTCAGGAAGTGGATCAGGCCTCCCTCTGCTG GTCCAAAGGACTATAGCTAAGCAGATTCAGATGGTGAAACAGATTGGAAAAGGTCGCTATGGGGAAGTTTGGATGGGAAAGTGGCGTGGCGAAAAGGTAGCTGTGAAAGTGTTCTTCACCACAGAGGAAGCCAGCTGGTTCCGAGAGACAGAAATATATCAGACAGTGTTGATGAGGCATGAAAACATTCTGG ggTTCATTGCTGCAGATATCAAAGGGACAGGGTCCTGGACCCAGTTGTACCTAATCACAGACTATCATGAAAATGGTTCCCTCTATGATTACCTGAAGTCCACCACCCTCGATACAAAATCGATGCTGAAGTTAGCCTATTCTTCCGTCAGTGGCCTATGTCACTTACACACAGAAATCTTTAGCACCCAAGGCAAACCGGCAATCGCCCACCGAGACCTGAAAAGTAAGAACATCCTGGTGAAGAAAAATGGAACTTGTTGTATAGCTGACCTGGGCCTGGCTGTTAAATTTATTAG TGATACGAATGAAGTTGACATTCCACCCAACACCCGAGTTGGCACCAAACGCTACATGCCTCCCGAAGTGTTGGATGAGAGCTTAAATAGAAATCACTTTCAGTCTTACATTATGGCCGACATGTACAGTTTTGGACTCATCCTTTGGGAGGTTGCTAGGAGATGTGTATCAGGAG GTATAGTGGAAGAATACCAGCTTCCGTATCATGATCTCGTGCCCAGCGACCCTTCTTACGAGGACATGCGAGAGATTGTTTGCATCAAAAAGCTCCGTCCCTCGTTCCCCAACCGGTGGAGCAGTGATGAG TGTCTAAGGCAGATGGGAAAACTCATGATGGAATGCTGGGCTCACAATCCTGCCTCAAGACTGACAGCCCTACGTGTTAAGAAGACACTAGCCAAAATGTCAGAGTCCCAGGACATTAAACTCTGA